A single window of Rubripirellula lacrimiformis DNA harbors:
- a CDS encoding DUF58 domain-containing protein, which yields MFDSEFLKQLEYLSLLSKRMFKGQLLAQRRTMQTGGGIEFADHREYISGDDLRYLDWNVYARHGDLLLKRFQEEEDLHVYVLLDASASMDRSDGDGGVNKFMLARQIAASLSYIALADLDRVSILSYDDRLRATMPLMRGKNQVLSLLRFLEGLQCGGNQTNLQGVVGQFVERAPRTGLAIVISDLYDQKGFREGIDRLRYARFEPHVIQIHTPGEASPSFLGDMELVDCESGVEKKVTVTERKLRQYKQLFETFLADIETYCRNHGLSHTRATTDVPFDAVLLRMMRNAAVG from the coding sequence ATGTTTGATTCGGAATTCCTGAAACAACTGGAATATTTGTCGTTGTTGTCCAAGCGGATGTTCAAGGGACAATTGTTGGCCCAGCGACGGACGATGCAAACCGGTGGCGGGATCGAGTTTGCCGACCACCGCGAGTACATCAGTGGCGATGATTTGCGCTACTTGGACTGGAACGTCTATGCGCGACACGGCGATCTGTTGCTGAAACGGTTTCAGGAAGAGGAGGATTTACACGTTTACGTTCTGTTGGATGCGTCGGCCAGCATGGATCGAAGTGACGGTGACGGGGGCGTGAACAAGTTCATGTTGGCACGTCAAATAGCGGCCTCGTTGTCATACATCGCGCTGGCCGATTTGGATCGCGTTTCGATTCTGTCCTATGACGATCGGCTGCGGGCGACGATGCCACTGATGCGAGGCAAGAACCAAGTGTTAAGCCTGCTGCGTTTTTTGGAAGGGTTGCAGTGCGGTGGCAACCAAACCAATCTGCAGGGCGTGGTCGGTCAGTTCGTCGAACGAGCGCCACGTACCGGTTTGGCGATCGTGATCAGCGACTTGTATGACCAAAAAGGGTTTCGGGAAGGCATCGATCGACTTCGCTACGCCAGGTTCGAACCGCACGTGATCCAGATTCACACGCCGGGCGAAGCGTCCCCCAGTTTTCTCGGTGACATGGAATTGGTTGATTGCGAAAGTGGCGTCGAAAAGAAGGTCACCGTTACCGAGCGGAAACTGCGTCAATACAAACAGTTGTTCGAAACGTTTCTGGCTGATATTGAAACGTATTGCCGAAACCATGGGCTCAGCCACACACGGGCGACCACCGACGTTCCCTTTGACGCGGTGTTGCTTCGAATGATGCGCAACGCGGCGGTGGGGTAA
- a CDS encoding AAA family ATPase codes for MTESIDNELRDRLEQFRGDFARLRDEVSKRIVGQQPIVDGVLTSLIAGGHVLLEGVPGLGKTLLVRTLSEVLEAPFGRIQFTPDLMPADLIGTNILVETQDGRKEFQFQRGPIFANVVLADEINRATPKTQSALLEAMQEHSVTVAGVSHQLDGLFFVLATQNPLEMEGTYPLPEAQLDRFLMKLVVPFPTTTEMESIMDRTTAGEIPPPDRIMSADRILELRQLSRQIPIADEVRRYAILMIMGTHPTHEAATDMVRRFVRYGSSPRGAQALILCAKIRAVLDGRYHVAKEDIRDMAHATLRHRVMLNFEGQAEGVSVDAIIDNLVENVRDEALVG; via the coding sequence ATGACTGAATCGATTGACAACGAATTGCGTGATCGGCTGGAACAATTTCGCGGTGACTTCGCGCGATTGCGCGATGAAGTGTCCAAGCGGATCGTCGGTCAGCAACCGATTGTTGACGGAGTCCTGACTTCGTTGATCGCTGGCGGACACGTGTTGCTAGAGGGCGTTCCCGGGTTGGGGAAAACGTTGTTGGTACGAACCTTGTCGGAAGTTTTGGAGGCACCGTTTGGTCGAATCCAGTTCACTCCCGACCTGATGCCTGCCGACTTGATCGGTACCAATATTTTGGTTGAAACCCAGGATGGACGAAAAGAGTTTCAGTTCCAACGAGGGCCCATTTTTGCCAACGTGGTGTTGGCGGATGAAATCAACCGTGCGACTCCCAAGACACAGTCCGCTCTGTTGGAAGCGATGCAGGAACACAGCGTCACGGTGGCTGGCGTTTCGCATCAGTTGGATGGCTTGTTTTTCGTGCTGGCCACGCAGAATCCGTTGGAAATGGAAGGCACCTATCCGCTGCCCGAGGCTCAGTTGGACCGATTCCTGATGAAATTGGTCGTGCCATTTCCGACGACGACCGAGATGGAATCGATCATGGATCGCACGACGGCCGGTGAAATCCCACCACCGGATCGAATCATGTCGGCCGATCGAATTTTGGAATTGCGTCAGCTGTCCCGTCAGATACCGATTGCCGACGAAGTCCGACGTTATGCGATCCTGATGATCATGGGGACTCACCCCACCCACGAAGCAGCGACCGACATGGTGCGCCGGTTCGTGCGTTACGGCAGCAGCCCACGTGGCGCGCAAGCTTTGATCTTATGTGCCAAGATCCGAGCGGTCCTGGATGGCCGGTATCACGTCGCCAAAGAAGACATCCGTGACATGGCGCACGCGACTTTGCGTCACCGCGTGATGCTGAACTTTGAAGGTCAGGCCGAAGGGGTCAGCGTGGATGCGATCATCGACAACCTGGTCGAAAATGTCCGCGACGAAGCGTTGGTCGGCTGA